GTGTGCGCGGCCTGATGATGCTGACCCGCACTACTGCCCGTGAAATGGGTGTGAACCGGCTGGATCCGGTCGAGAGTATCGACGGCGGTGCGCGCTACTTCCTGCAGGTGCGCGACAAGATTCCCGAGCGTATCCGCGAGCCGGACCGCACTTGGATGGCGCTCGCCGCCTACAACGTGGGCTATGGGCACCTGGAAGATGCGCGCATCCTCACACAACAGATGGGCGGCAATGCCGACCGCTGGTCCGATGTACGCGAACACCTGCCACTGCTGGCCAAGCGCCAGTACTACAAGCACCTGAAGCACGGCTATGCCCGAGGCTGGGAGCCGGTGACCTATGTGCAGAACATTCGCCATTATCAGGCACTGCTGACCTGGAGCAGCCGTATTGAAGAGCAGCGCCTGGCGGCGGCCGCAGCCAATGGCGATAGCGAAGCACTGGCAGACGCGCCGGCAGCGGAAGCCAGCGGATCCGCTCCCGCACTTTAAGTCCTTCGCTGTTGGCCCCGCCCCTGCCCCGTATTGAAAATCCCGGTCATCCGGGATTTTTTCGTTCTGCCCCCTCCCAATTCCCTTTCCGCATCGAAGTCCTGTGCACGCCTGCACACAAGAACCCTCAACATAAGAAAAAAGTACCGCGCAAGTCGAAAAAATCCTCCTATGCTTACTTCCAGTAGCCCGATCAATTCGGCGCCACCGCAACCTTGTCGCGAGGACTTCTTATGATGCGCTTTCTATTACTTGCCAGCTTGATGACCGCGCTCGCCCTGTATGGCTGCAGCCGCAAGTCCGAGACCCACGACCCCGACCAGGCCGCCGAACCGGCGGAGAAAACCGAAGTCATCGAGGAAAGCAAGGACACCGGAACCGGTGCGGCCGATGACACCAGCGTGCCCGGAGACAGCGCCTCCTCCTCAGCCGATGAAACCGATACCCGTTCTGACAACCCCAACAGTGAGGGGCAGCTGATCTGTAACGCCGAGTGGTTTGCCTGGGTCAATGGAGAGGTGATGCGTACACAGAGCGAAGCCATTACCGAACAATACCCCAGCGGCCTGCCGGAAGTGGGGTCGGCAGAGTGGTTCACTGCGATGGACAAGCTCACCGGTGGTGATGGCGCTCACGGACCGGACGGTGGCAGCGACGAGTGGTGTTTTATGATGCAACAGCGTCTTGGCAACCAGGACTGAGCGACGGATATCTTCCGGAGGAATCGATGAAAAATGTAAAGAACTCACTCCTCGCGGTCACCCTGAGCGGCATCGCGGCAGTGGCCGCATCGCAGGACAACAGCAAAGAGGAGATGCCGCCACCGGGCGCCATGGCGTTATCTACCATTGTCACCAAACTGGAACAGCAGGGCTATGTGCCTGTGGTTGAGGTTTCCCTCGATGGTGGCCGCTGGGAAATCGAAGCCTATAAGGAGGGCAAGCGCTGGGATCTCGAAGTGGACCCCAATAGCGGAGAAATCGTAAGCGCCAGGGAGGACGAGAGCTAACCCCGTTCCTCGTGACCTGTCACCTGTCACCTGTCACCTGTCACCCGCAACCGTAGCTGCAGTAACGGCAGCTACGGTTAAAAGTCTATTCGCACCAAACTGACGCGCGCCTTCAAGGTGAAACTGCGGGGCTTGACCTGCGCTCCGAGCCTGCATCTGCTAGCAATGGTTTCAGGAGACATGCATTGCCTCACCTGACCACGAACTGCCATCATCACTTGGGATTCCCCCCCACCGAGCCTATCAATGGCAGGATAAAGGCAATTTGGGGAAATCCATGCTGTATGCCGCTGTATCACGTGACCCTTTCACGCTCAGCCGTCCACCAAGCAATCCAGCACATCGCTCGCGGCACGGGCGGTTCACCGCTCTCGCGGCCGGACTGCTGATGTGCGGAGCCATCGTCGCCCACGCCCAGCAACCCGGGCCATTCACGGCCCAGGACTTCCAGTTCCCCGGGCAGGCCACAGGCCCCGAAATACCCCCGCACCTGCACGGGCCAGACCTGGATGGCAGCACGCCATCAGAAGTCGACCTGAGTGCCGCGGCGGTGCGCGCGCGCTTGCAACGACTGGGCTTTCACCGCTTTGACCGTATGCAGTTTCGCCACGGTTACTGGAATGTGGTGGCCTACCACGGCAACAAAAAACGCCAGCTGACGGTGCACCCGGCAACTGGCGTCATTCGCTCAGACAAGCCCTACTGCAACAACCGGTGCAATCGCTACCAGCGCAGCGACGAGTTCTGACACACCCTCAATCGTCCGCGGCAATCGCAAACAGCAGGTCACTGAAGGCGCTGTTTGCCGACAGGGACGCCGACTCTTCCATGGTGTGGTAACCCGTGGTGGGAATCTGCAGGGTGGTGCCCTGCACAAATCCCGATGAAGCACTCACGATCCGCCCCAGCTCCGTACTGCCAAGGGACTGGGGCTCCTGCCCCTCTGCGACCACCTTCTGGTTCAGCGCCTCGATATAGCTGTCTTTAAAGCTGTAGCGGATGCCCTGCGCCTCACACAGCTGTGCCAGGCGCGCCGTGGTTTCTGGGTGGAACTCGGCGTTGGCGTCGCGGCGACGCAGCACAACCTGCTGCGCATCCGCACTGGCGCGATCCGGGTAAGGACTGGTATCCACCACCACCAACTTGGTGGTACCGCCATTGAAGCGGCGAAACCACTCCAGCAAGTAGCGCCAGCTGCTGCCCGATTCCTCCTGGGCGGTAAAAAATGTCGTGCCCTGAAAGCCAAGGCTGTACAGGTGGACCAAGTGCGCGGCAGTGAGTACATTGTCCAGCTGCGCGCTCAGAATACCGTCGTTGATTTCCAGCCGGTCGGTAAACGCCACCGGCGTGCCAGCCACCAAATGCTCCAGACCCGCCACCTCAAAAATCAGGTTATTGCGGTAACCACACACATACGCGCGGCGGATTTCCCCGGAACCGAAATAAGAACCCGACCAGGGCTCGTAGGCGGTTACCGGGACCCCCTGAAAGCGGTCGACGATCTTGGTCATGAGTTTTTCGGAAACGGAATTGCCCAACAGGTCGGAGCGGCGGCCAGACACAAAAGCCGCATACTGAAACTCATTGGGGCCAGTGCAGATCAAGCCGTGGCGATCAATATGCGCCGAGAACTTGGCACTGTTGGGGCGCTGACCCTGAGCAACCAGCAAGCCCTCATACCAGGTAACCTGTGCCCCGCGCTCTTCCAGCTCGCGCTGCAATACGCGGAAAAAAGAGTGCTCCGCACCCACCACACTGGGGCTGCGCACGAGTAACTTCAGAAGATCGACAAACTGCTCGGCTTGTTGCATTGGCAAACTCCTCACCGCCGGACACCGGCTACCTGGCGCGAGTATAGCGAGCAAAATCCTCGGCAAGCGACTGTTTTCTGATACCGAATCACTGGGAGGGAATGCCCCCCAATCCCGGCAACACACCGCGCAACTGGCCAGGAGCGCTGCGCGGTGCTTATTTGGCACCGCTTACCGGTCGTGGGCTGGCGCTGCCAGCCCGAGCTGCCCCATCAGGGCAGCTTGCGGGGCTCGCCCTGCCCCTTGTCGGCTTCACTGCCATCTGCAGATGTGGAAGCTTCCGCCGCCAGATCACCGTGATCGGAAAGCTGATCCGACTGGGTCGACTCCTCAATCGGCGCGCGGCGCAAAATCAGGAAGCCCGATACACCGGCAATCACCGACGCCAGTATTACCCCCGCTTTCGCCTGAATCAGCATCTCGCTCTGGCCGGCAAATGCCAGTTCCGAAATGAAGATCGACATGGTGAAGCCAATACCACCCAGCAGTGCCACACCGATGATGTGATGGAAGGTCGAGTGCTTGGGCAACTCGCCCCATCCGAGCTTCCAGCCAATCCAGGTGGCGCCCACAATACCAATCAACTTGCCGAACACCAGGCCGCAAATCACGCCCAAGGTGAGCGGGTTGAACACCGCTTCGGAACTGGTAAAGCTGTCGAACGGAATACCCGCATTGGCAAGGGCGAAGATAGGTACCACGATGAACGCTACCGGAGTATGCAACCGGGTTTCCATTCGCTGCAGCGGCGACTGCACCAGGTGAATGCCGTTGTCTAACGCAGTGACCCGCGCACGCAACGCATCATTAGCAATAATCTTGTCACCGGGACGGAAGCAGCGATCAAAGCTGCGGATGATGTCTTTCACGAACGTACTGAACGCCACCGGGTCGTACTTGGGCTTGGCTGGAATTGCCATCGCGGTAATTACCCCCGCGAGCGTAGCGTGGACCCCGGTGACATAGAGTGCATACCACAAGAGGATCCCCACAAATATATAAGCTGGCAACCGGCGCACCCCGGCAACCTTCAGCAGCCAGAGAATACCCACCAGAACACAGGCAGTAACCAGCGCAGCCATGTTGACTTCTTCGGTGTACCAGATGGCAATCACCAGAATTGCGCCCAGGTCATCCACAATCGCCAATGCGACCAAGAATGTCACCACAGCCCGCGGTACGCGATTACCGAGGATTGCGATACACCCCACAGCGAACGCAATATCCGTGGCCATGGGAATACCCCAGCCACGCTCGGATGGCGTGCCGCCGTTGAGTGCATAAAAAATGAGCGCCGGCACAACCATGCCACCGACCGCCGCCATCACCGGCAACACGGCATTCCTGATCTCGGACAGCTCGCCAACCAGGAACTCCCGCTTCAATTCCAGCCCCACCAGCAGGAAGAAGATGGCCATCAAGCCATCGTTGATCCAGTGATGGAAACTCATAGAAAGTGACCAGTCGCCGAAGTTGTAACTGACCGGCAGATGCAGAAGGTGCTTGTAGGCCTCCTGCCAGGGCGAATTGGCGATAATCAGGGCGATCACCGCACAGATCATCAGCAATACACCACTGCTACTTTGGCGGTGTATAAACTCTTCAAATGGCGTCACAAGACGACCGAATGCGTTCTCCAACGGGGCCTCGAACACCTTGCCCTTACGCACTCTAAACTTGCTCAGCACATTATTTGCCATCGAAAGCCGACTCCTGTGATTTTTTACTGCCTGTGAGAAGTATGGAACTCTACAGCGACTTCTCTGTTCGCGGCGCAGAGAGTAGCATGACAGCCAAATATACCGCTATCCCGATACTCGCCCAATACCGCCAACGAATTTGAGTCACTCCAATCATGATACGCCTCGACCTGCTGCTGGTTCAGCAGCAACTCGCCAGTTCGCGCACCCACGCCCGCAAGCTCATCGACGCCGGGCGTGTTTTCCTGGCAGACGGCCATCAATGGCGACCGGCCACCAAAGCCAGTCAGTCCCTCAGCGAAGACACGCGCCTTCGGGTCGAGGCCATGCCGGAAGACCAGTACGTGTCTCGTGCGGGCCTGAAACTCGCCGGTATCCTCGATCATACCGGCCTGGACCCCGCGGGCTGGCGAGCCCTGGATGTGGGCTGCTCCACCGGCGGCTTCAGTGACTGCCTGCTGCAACGAGGTGCCGAGCAGGTGGTAGGCGTCGACGTGGGACATGGCCAGCTAGCCAAGTCTCTGCTGGAAAACCCGCGCATGCACCTGTTTGAGGGCATCAACGCCCGCTATCTTGCTGCCGAGCAGATAGCCCCGTTCGGCGCGAATGGCTTCGATGCCGTCGTCATGGATGTGTCGTTCATCTCACAAACCCTCATCCTGCCTCAGCTTCCTGCCTTGCTGAAGGCTGGTGGTCACCTGTTGAGTCTGATCAAGCCCCAGTTTGAGGTGGGCCCGGAGGGCATAGGGAAAGGCGGGCTGGTACGCGACAGTGCGCTTTACCATCAGGTACAGAATAAAATTTGTACACTTTGTGGTGAGCTGGGTCTGGATACCCAAACCTATCTTGAAAGTCCGATTACTGGCGGCGATGGTAACCGGGAGTTTTTACTCTGGGCGCGCAAACATCAGTAACGTGAACCTGCTGCCTGACACCGCTCCTGTCAGGGCAGGATGGTTTCCAGCTTCGCCTTGAATCCGGATTTGGCGACCGCCGTTGGGGAACTGCGGCGCAACGGCCGGAGCACCAGGTTTCCCTGGCAGTTGGGGCATTGCCGCCTCAGCGCTTCGGTACACTCCGGGCAAAACGTGCACTCGTAAGAGCAAATAAAGGCCTCATCGGCAAGACCCAGTTGTGCACTGCAACGCTCGCAAGTGGCTTTCATCTTCAGCATTGTAGTCCTTCTCGTTTCCTTGCAAACCATTGAACGAGTCTGGCTGGACGCAGGAGAACCCGGCGGCAATACCCACCGGGATCCCGCCAACTGAACAGCGGGAAAGACCGCACTTGTGACCGCTGGCCGCTTAATCAGCGTCCAGCTGTTTATCGGTCCTTGCCGCCATGATGAAATCATTCTTGTGCAGGCCACCGGCCTCATGACTCCACCAGGTTACGGTAACCTTGCCCCATTCCGTCAACAGTGCAGGGTGGTGACCCACCTCCTCTGCAATCTCACCAACACGGTTGGTAAACGCCAGCGCCTGCTTGAAGTTACGAAACTTGAAAACACGCTCTAACTGCATCACGCCGTCACGGGCAATGGGTGTCCAATCCGGGATTTCCCGCATCAGCTCGGCGAGCTCCTCGTCCGAGACCAATGGCGCATCCGCCCGGCAGGCTTCACACGCCTGTGCTGCCAGTTCTGTCATACCAGACTCCTTTGATAATCATATAAATTTGATCGACTCGAATCGCGGCACTCCGCCACAAATTCCGGTTTTGCCACTTTAGCCGCCGCCAGAATGCGACACAAGGCGACCTGCATCACACAAAATAAATCCCGCAGGAACTCCTAACTATAAGTTGACTGTGCTAGTTTTTGAGCAGATTCCGCCAAAAGCTCGAGAAGCAACATGAAATACCTGTTCACAGCCCTACTTCTGACGACCTTCGTTTATGGATGCGGGGAGAAAGGCTCGCAATCAACGCCGACCGAACCCGAGAGCAGCGCCAGCGACATGTCAGGTGCCAACAAACCAGCATCCGATGAAGTGGGCGCTAACCCCGAGCCCGCCGATAAAACTAACGCAGCAAACACAACCACCGAGGCAGAGTTCCAACAGCTCAGCAATCAGATGGTAGAGCGCATGTGGCACCTGTTTCCCTCTTGGGCCATTAGCAATGGCTATTACGAAGTCGCGGAACGCCTGGAAGCGCCAGACGAAAACTACCGGCGTAAAGTGCTGGCGTTCGCGCGGGACTACCGCAACCAGTTCTCGCGTTTCAAGCCCGAGTCCCTGAGTGTCAATGCACGCACCGATCTCGCCCTGATCCAGAACTTCCTCGACAAAACCGTTTGGGATCTAAAAGAGTTCAAATCCCACGAATGGAACCCGGCAAACTACAACGTCTCCCATGGCTTCGCACTGATCCTTAACACAGACTACGCACCACTGGACGAAAGACTGCGTGTATTCAGTAACCGCATGCAACTGGTGCCCGCCTACTATACCGCCGCCAAACACGCCCTCACAAAACCCGCCGCCCCCCAGCTACTGCTCGCCATACAACAGAATGAGGGCGCGCAGTCTGTATTTGGCGAGGATACAGAGAAAAAACTCGCAGGGAGCGGCCTATCCGACAACGAAAAAGAACTCTTTAAAACCCGCCTGACCCGGGTTCGCGAAGCTATTACCGACTACGTCACCCACTTGCAGACGATGCATGCGCAAATGGACAAGGTTGATAGCTTCCGCGACTACCGCATCGGAGAAAAACTCTACGAAGAAAAATTTGCCTACGACATACAGATCGGGATGAGCGGAAAAGAACTGTATCAACGCGCGCTGCGAGAAAAAGATCGCCTGCACCTTAAAATGGACGAGCTCGCAGACAAGTTATGGCCGAAGTATTTCAAAGGAGAAAAAAAGCCAGACGACATCCTTGAGAAAATCGCCAAGGTTCTGGAGAAGCTTTCGGGAACCCATGCCACAAAGGAGGGCTTCAAAGCCGCTATAGAAGCACAAATTCCAGAGCTGGAGCAATTTGTCAACGAGAAAGACCTGTTGACTCTGGACCCCGAAAAACCGCTGATCGTCCGCACCACACCACCCTACATGCGTGGATTCGCAGTTGCTTCGATCAACGCACCCGGTCCTTACGATAA
The nucleotide sequence above comes from Microbulbifer salipaludis. Encoded proteins:
- a CDS encoding PepSY domain-containing protein is translated as MKNVKNSLLAVTLSGIAAVAASQDNSKEEMPPPGAMALSTIVTKLEQQGYVPVVEVSLDGGRWEIEAYKEGKRWDLEVDPNSGEIVSAREDES
- a CDS encoding peptidase M42, with the translated sequence MQQAEQFVDLLKLLVRSPSVVGAEHSFFRVLQRELEERGAQVTWYEGLLVAQGQRPNSAKFSAHIDRHGLICTGPNEFQYAAFVSGRRSDLLGNSVSEKLMTKIVDRFQGVPVTAYEPWSGSYFGSGEIRRAYVCGYRNNLIFEVAGLEHLVAGTPVAFTDRLEINDGILSAQLDNVLTAAHLVHLYSLGFQGTTFFTAQEESGSSWRYLLEWFRRFNGGTTKLVVVDTSPYPDRASADAQQVVLRRRDANAEFHPETTARLAQLCEAQGIRYSFKDSYIEALNQKVVAEGQEPQSLGSTELGRIVSASSGFVQGTTLQIPTTGYHTMEESASLSANSAFSDLLFAIAADD
- the nhaA gene encoding Na+/H+ antiporter NhaA — translated: MANNVLSKFRVRKGKVFEAPLENAFGRLVTPFEEFIHRQSSSGVLLMICAVIALIIANSPWQEAYKHLLHLPVSYNFGDWSLSMSFHHWINDGLMAIFFLLVGLELKREFLVGELSEIRNAVLPVMAAVGGMVVPALIFYALNGGTPSERGWGIPMATDIAFAVGCIAILGNRVPRAVVTFLVALAIVDDLGAILVIAIWYTEEVNMAALVTACVLVGILWLLKVAGVRRLPAYIFVGILLWYALYVTGVHATLAGVITAMAIPAKPKYDPVAFSTFVKDIIRSFDRCFRPGDKIIANDALRARVTALDNGIHLVQSPLQRMETRLHTPVAFIVVPIFALANAGIPFDSFTSSEAVFNPLTLGVICGLVFGKLIGIVGATWIGWKLGWGELPKHSTFHHIIGVALLGGIGFTMSIFISELAFAGQSEMLIQAKAGVILASVIAGVSGFLILRRAPIEESTQSDQLSDHGDLAAEASTSADGSEADKGQGEPRKLP
- a CDS encoding TlyA family RNA methyltransferase encodes the protein MIRLDLLLVQQQLASSRTHARKLIDAGRVFLADGHQWRPATKASQSLSEDTRLRVEAMPEDQYVSRAGLKLAGILDHTGLDPAGWRALDVGCSTGGFSDCLLQRGAEQVVGVDVGHGQLAKSLLENPRMHLFEGINARYLAAEQIAPFGANGFDAVVMDVSFISQTLILPQLPALLKAGGHLLSLIKPQFEVGPEGIGKGGLVRDSALYHQVQNKICTLCGELGLDTQTYLESPITGGDGNREFLLWARKHQ
- a CDS encoding DUF1272 domain-containing protein translates to MLKMKATCERCSAQLGLADEAFICSYECTFCPECTEALRRQCPNCQGNLVLRPLRRSSPTAVAKSGFKAKLETILP
- a CDS encoding 4a-hydroxytetrahydrobiopterin dehydratase, with product MTELAAQACEACRADAPLVSDEELAELMREIPDWTPIARDGVMQLERVFKFRNFKQALAFTNRVGEIAEEVGHHPALLTEWGKVTVTWWSHEAGGLHKNDFIMAARTDKQLDAD
- a CDS encoding DUF885 domain-containing protein — translated: MKYLFTALLLTTFVYGCGEKGSQSTPTEPESSASDMSGANKPASDEVGANPEPADKTNAANTTTEAEFQQLSNQMVERMWHLFPSWAISNGYYEVAERLEAPDENYRRKVLAFARDYRNQFSRFKPESLSVNARTDLALIQNFLDKTVWDLKEFKSHEWNPANYNVSHGFALILNTDYAPLDERLRVFSNRMQLVPAYYTAAKHALTKPAAPQLLLAIQQNEGAQSVFGEDTEKKLAGSGLSDNEKELFKTRLTRVREAITDYVTHLQTMHAQMDKVDSFRDYRIGEKLYEEKFAYDIQIGMSGKELYQRALREKDRLHLKMDELADKLWPKYFKGEKKPDDILEKIAKVLEKLSGTHATKEGFKAAIEAQIPELEQFVNEKDLLTLDPEKPLIVRTTPPYMRGFAVASINAPGPYDKDANTYYNVMPVEELPDDRAESFLREYNTYLMQILNIHEAIPGHYTQLVYANRSPSLIKNILGNGAMIEGWAVYTERMMLEAGYGDFSPELWMMYYKWNLRTVVNTLLDYAIQVKGMTEQQAMDMMMKQAFQQKTEAQGKWRRATLSQVQLTSYFAGYMDIMSLRDEIKKIRGDDFVLKQFHEKFLSFGNSPVPVIRELMLAEINQ